The sequence GTTTTCTGCTGAACAAATATGCCTAAAAATAAGAGCAACTCCATTCCATCCATCAGGGTCCCCAATGGGAAATCAATAATATTCATCCTTCCTACATACATAATCAGATATGCTGAAACAATGAATGTTATCACTCCTATTTTAGGATAAAATATCAAAGCCAGCACAATTGGCAAACCAATAAGCACTAACAAAATAAGTACTCCCGGAACCAGACCCAATTTGCCAACTACAAGCGAAAAAAATACGGCTGCCGCAGAAAAAAAGAGTAGACCTAAGATCCCACCCATTTTTCTTACAATGAAAAAATCATGCAAGAGCGAGAAAAATCCCTTTCGCTTTTTATCAAGCCCAATTGGTATCTGGAATAATTCGTCCACTAAAGAAATAATAGTTTTATAAAAAAGTAATAAACGCTTGTGCCTGCAAAAACCAGTGCAGCTAACCTTGTTAAGTGGTCCAGTCTTTTCTGGTCTTGAATAGCCTGCTCCTCTTTACTAAGTCGTCTTGATGCGGGTTTAACTCTCATAAAGATCTATTTATTCCATTTCATTTGTAACTGGTATAAAAAAATAATTTAAAGATGGTTGCCCTTGAAATTGGACTAAGGCTTTATCCTTAATAATATATACCCTATAACCCAGTTTTTCCATAAACTGAATACAGGCATTTTTCCTGTTATTATCCCATAACTCTGCCATTACAACAGGCTTAAACCTCTCAAGTATTTGAGCAGCACCTTTCAAAACAAAATACTCGAAATTTTCTACATCAACTTTAATACCGGATATTTTGTGCGAACCCATATCATTCAACCATTCACTATCTAAGCTAACCATATCAACTTGCTCATCAATACTTTTCTTTAGTATATCAGCATCTGCCCTTTCCACTTCTTTATCAATATAGCTGAGTCCTTGCTTTTTAACGCCCTGTATTATCGGTGTTTTAATGATGACAGATTCAATGGAATCGCCCAACGCTTTTTGCCTTATTTCAATATTGCTAGTACCAAAAAAACGGATAACCCGTGCAATAATTGAGGAAAGCAACTTAACTGGCTCATAAGAAACTATGGAGCTTTCGGGAAATGCTTTTGCAAAAATCACACTCATGTAACCAACGTTTGCACCTGCGTCAATAATTATTCCTTTGTTTTGTTTTTTAACAAGTTGTATAAAAAATTTAACGTCATCATCATCTTTAAACATTTGGTATCGGAGCACTCGGTAAATACTAAAACAATATAAATAGGTAGAATAACCAATTAATTGCTGTATCAGAAACTGAATAAAACTTTTAATGTTTTGTGACATAGGAAAATTATTCAGTTTTTTTATCAGCATGAAAATGTTTGGTAGCAACAGATCTTTTATTGGCAGAACGAACGCTTAACAATGAGAGAACCTGGTAAAAAATAAATTTAGGGATACCCCACAGGGATTTATATATCTTGGCATCTGTATTGCTTAATAGTAGAGACATCATAAATCCTCCAATAAAAACAAGATAACCCAATCCCCAAATCAAAGCCAAAAAGGGATTTAAAATCAAATTCAACAACAAACAGAATAATCCCAGCAACAAAAAAATAAACAATGGGGGTCTAAGTAAAATCAGTCCAAATAAAAACTGGTTCCAGCTTAATCTTGTTATTCCTTTTGCAGTTAATCCAAAACCAAATGTAAAATATCTGAACCAAGTATTAATCCATCTTGCCCGCTGGTTTACCAGCTGATCACTTTTTGATGTTTTCTCATCATAAACGATAGCATGTTCGGCAAAAGCAATTCGATGTCCCCTGCTAACAATTTCCTTTTGCAAAACTTTGTCAAAGCCGGCCCCGGTAATATCCAAATGACCCAAACATTGCTTGTACAAGGATGTTGTAAAAGCCATGCCAGAACCAGCAAGTGTAGCGGAGGAGCCAACATTAAACAAAACTTTGCCATCATAAAAATGATAGTAAATATCCCGGGCGCCATCTAATGCTGCATACAAAGTGTCTAAATTTTTTGCATCTCTCACGCCCTGTACTGCTTTAAAACCTAAATCAAAATATTCATCCAATGCCTTCAAATATCCGGGATCAACCAAATTATCGCTATCGATAATGGTTAGTCTTTCATGGGGTCGTTTAAATCTATCAATAGCATAAAAATGAGAGCGGGTATTACTGGACAGGGTTTGCTCAGGACGCAAAATGACTACTCTTTCATCTTCAAAATGAAGACCAGAAATATCACATTTATCTGCAACAATATAAATTAGAAAATTACTGTAATCCAATTTTAACAGGGAAGCAACAACAGATGGTATTAAAGTTGTTTGCTCGTAAGCTGTCACAATAATTGCATAATCCGCTTCCTTGTTTTCGTGTGTTTTGAATTTTCTATTATTAGCTGTGATGGCATATATCAGGAGCAAAAAAAAGGGCAGAATTAAATTATACCCAATAGCAATCTGAAAGAAAGCCCATACAAATTCGAGAACGAATTGGATAGTCATTTTGAAGCAATTAAATTATTTAGGAATCTTGTTAAGGCGATTGATAATTACTTTATTCAATGCCCAGCCGGCAAACTGTTCACCCAAATCGTAGAGATATTGAACACTTTGTTTCTTCCCGTTTTTGATAGTTGCTCCCGCTCCAAAAATGGCAACTACTTTATCTGCCAGCACAATCCACTCTCTTGACTTATTCAACTTATCCATGGATGGTGCTTCAATAATAATTATATCAAAAACATCTTTCAGGTAAGCTAATTTAGGCTTCACTATTGATTCATCACAAAATTCAAAGATGGAAGTATCGCCCCCCCTATTTCCGAGCACACTTATTTTACCCTCTTTAATAACTTCACCGAGCGTTATTCTGTTTTTAAGATAGTCTTCCAGATACATATTGGAACTGGTAGTTTCGCTGATGGTAGGCTGATCAAAATTGCCGTCAATTACGAGAACACGTTTATTAACCATTGAATATGCATAGGCAAGGCCTAATGAAATAAGGGTCTTACCTTCGCCAGCATTTAGACTGGTAACTACCAGTACTTTTTGATTTCCCATTTCCCGCTCAATTTCAAAACGGAGAGAACGAAGTAAATTTTTAAATGCAATGGTTATTCTGTTTCCTTCCCCATTCTTCCACAGATTAGTTAAATCGAGCATTGAAGTGTTGATATAAGGCAAATAAGCCAGAACAGGCAGATTTGTCTTGTTAGCCAACTCTGTTGCATTTTGTATACTGTCATCTAGATAGAAAATCACAAATAAGGCAGCTAAACAAAAAACAAAACTGATAATTCCTGCCAATGCAACCAGTAATAATTTTTTAGACGGTTGAGCCGGCCCCGGCATAGCAAGTTCTATTTGCCTTAACTGTACCGTCATACTAGACTCAAGAGAAGTTTGATTGAATCTATTTTGAATATCTAGGTACTCTTTACCAGCAACATCAACAGAACCCTCATAGCTCTGAATAAGAGCTTCATGCGGAACTAGCATGTCAAATTTTTCATTGAGTCTTCGCAATTCAGAACTCAGTGGATCAATACTACTTCTAACCTGATCCAATGCAATTTCCAGATTAAGCTTCTGCTGTATAAGTAATTGCTTATTGGCCAAAGGGCTAACCAATAAACGGTCAGTGGATTCCAATACTTTAAGCTCCAGATCAGTTCTCAAAGAATCTTGTTTCTGTTTTATCCTTGGATCAAAATTGCTTTTAACCAAATCGTTGGTTACCTGTCGCAATTTTTCCCTCGTGGAGATGACCGACTGATTTACATCAACTACCACACTTTCCAGATAACGGCGATCCTGAGGACTGAATTTTCTTTCAATTCCTTTAATGGCTCCTTCATACGCCTCCACATCTTTTTGTGCAACTTGTAACCTAGATTCAAAATCCGCAATCTGCATATACAGGCTCTTTGCCTGTTCATTCAGATTTAAAACCCTGTTTCTGATTTTATAGTCTCTCAACAAACGCATTTTGGCATTCATTGAATCGTACTTTTTCTTCATCAGCATATCTAAAAAGTTCACCGCTTTTTGCTGGTTCCCTTTGATATAATTACTGTAAAAATCAACAAACTCTGAAATCAATGAATTAATTACAAAAGCTGATAAAAATGGATTTTCAGACTCGTATTCAAAATCAATAAAATCACTGTTATTAACACGGTAAATAATCACTTTTTTCTGAAGCGTGGGCTCGTCATAGCCCATCGAAATAAGCAATTGATTAATACCAAACTGATCCTTATCAAACAAAGACAATGGTTCTTTAGAAACAATATGCTTTTTGAAAACATCTAGTGCATGCGCCCGTGCCTCCGGCCCAATTTCAGTTAATAATTTACTGGGTTGTCTGAAAGGTTTATCACTGGTTAAATCGTGAACCATTAACTGAAAAGATACTTGGTCAAAAATCCTTTTCAACCGGTTCATTTCAATCAGATTACTGAATTGTTGAGAAATCTTATTATCATCCTGCGTCTTATTGGTTTCTAAAAATTGTTGGGATTGATCAACAAGTCCTGTTGAAATTCTGGATCTTGATTTAAACGTGTCTGGA is a genomic window of Sediminibacterium sp. TEGAF015 containing:
- a CDS encoding FkbM family methyltransferase, producing MSQNIKSFIQFLIQQLIGYSTYLYCFSIYRVLRYQMFKDDDDVKFFIQLVKKQNKGIIIDAGANVGYMSVIFAKAFPESSIVSYEPVKLLSSIIARVIRFFGTSNIEIRQKALGDSIESVIIKTPIIQGVKKQGLSYIDKEVERADADILKKSIDEQVDMVSLDSEWLNDMGSHKISGIKVDVENFEYFVLKGAAQILERFKPVVMAELWDNNRKNACIQFMEKLGYRVYIIKDKALVQFQGQPSLNYFFIPVTNEME
- a CDS encoding glycosyltransferase family 2 protein; translated protein: MTIQFVLEFVWAFFQIAIGYNLILPFFLLLIYAITANNRKFKTHENKEADYAIIVTAYEQTTLIPSVVASLLKLDYSNFLIYIVADKCDISGLHFEDERVVILRPEQTLSSNTRSHFYAIDRFKRPHERLTIIDSDNLVDPGYLKALDEYFDLGFKAVQGVRDAKNLDTLYAALDGARDIYYHFYDGKVLFNVGSSATLAGSGMAFTTSLYKQCLGHLDITGAGFDKVLQKEIVSRGHRIAFAEHAIVYDEKTSKSDQLVNQRARWINTWFRYFTFGFGLTAKGITRLSWNQFLFGLILLRPPLFIFLLLGLFCLLLNLILNPFLALIWGLGYLVFIGGFMMSLLLSNTDAKIYKSLWGIPKFIFYQVLSLLSVRSANKRSVATKHFHADKKTE
- a CDS encoding exopolysaccharide transport family protein, giving the protein MELQKFLLLLYKRKYILLIVPMIAVFITYFLVRKLPDTFKSRSRISTGLVDQSQQFLETNKTQDDNKISQQFSNLIEMNRLKRIFDQVSFQLMVHDLTSDKPFRQPSKLLTEIGPEARAHALDVFKKHIVSKEPLSLFDKDQFGINQLLISMGYDEPTLQKKVIIYRVNNSDFIDFEYESENPFLSAFVINSLISEFVDFYSNYIKGNQQKAVNFLDMLMKKKYDSMNAKMRLLRDYKIRNRVLNLNEQAKSLYMQIADFESRLQVAQKDVEAYEGAIKGIERKFSPQDRRYLESVVVDVNQSVISTREKLRQVTNDLVKSNFDPRIKQKQDSLRTDLELKVLESTDRLLVSPLANKQLLIQQKLNLEIALDQVRSSIDPLSSELRRLNEKFDMLVPHEALIQSYEGSVDVAGKEYLDIQNRFNQTSLESSMTVQLRQIELAMPGPAQPSKKLLLVALAGIISFVFCLAALFVIFYLDDSIQNATELANKTNLPVLAYLPYINTSMLDLTNLWKNGEGNRITIAFKNLLRSLRFEIEREMGNQKVLVVTSLNAGEGKTLISLGLAYAYSMVNKRVLVIDGNFDQPTISETTSSNMYLEDYLKNRITLGEVIKEGKISVLGNRGGDTSIFEFCDESIVKPKLAYLKDVFDIIIIEAPSMDKLNKSREWIVLADKVVAIFGAGATIKNGKKQSVQYLYDLGEQFAGWALNKVIINRLNKIPK